A single window of Methanothermobacter marburgensis str. Marburg DNA harbors:
- the cdhB gene encoding CO dehydrogenase/acetyl-CoA synthase complex subunit epsilon — protein MIGVNDRIIPWQPTVIAGPKQAMLVTPETAVMMIKKAKRPLMVVGPLAKRQPVLEHTVKIIRHWDLPVVSTADTYRVLKDAGVDSEPHGIVEITNLLKDPDWEGLRGEGQHDLVIFIGCIYYIASQGLSTLKHFAPHIRTLTICKTFHSNADASFPNMDDDEWFRYLEKMYTD, from the coding sequence GTGATCGGTGTGAATGACCGTATAATACCATGGCAGCCAACAGTTATAGCAGGCCCGAAACAGGCGATGCTCGTAACACCAGAAACCGCAGTTATGATGATAAAAAAGGCCAAGAGACCATTGATGGTTGTGGGGCCCCTTGCAAAGCGCCAGCCAGTGCTTGAACACACAGTTAAAATCATCAGGCACTGGGACCTTCCTGTGGTATCCACAGCCGATACCTACAGGGTGCTGAAGGATGCGGGTGTAGATTCAGAGCCTCACGGGATAGTGGAGATAACCAACCTCCTGAAGGACCCAGACTGGGAGGGTCTCAGGGGTGAGGGTCAGCATGACCTCGTCATATTCATAGGGTGCATCTATTACATAGCATCCCAGGGCCTATCAACCCTGAAGCACTTCGCACCACATATAAGGACACTCACAATATGCAAGACATTCCACTCAAATGCAGATGCATCATTCCCCAACATGGATGATGATGAATGGTTCAGGTACCTTGAGAAGATGTATACTGACTGA
- a CDS encoding ATP-binding cassette domain-containing protein produces the protein MIQVKNLTYTYPDGTTALRNINMEIGRGERVAVIGPNGAGKSTLFLHLNGILRPSAGEIIIDGEKINYSKSELIRIRQKVGIVFQNPDDQLFSPTVRDDVAFGPMNLGLSEDEVEERVRESLERVGMSGYEERAPHHLSGGEKKRVAIAGILAMKPEIMVLDEPTTGLDPETADEIIEILLELSSEGITVIISSHDVEILSQFAERIFVLNSGELIAEGTAGEIFGEPEIIRKASLRLPRTAELMNRLRMAGFDVDVKLTVEEAYHELLHLLGAEAYHRLLHFLGEKRQHKLMHLLGDEKYHELLHVLRER, from the coding sequence ATGATTCAGGTGAAGAACCTCACCTACACCTACCCAGATGGCACCACAGCCCTTAGAAACATTAACATGGAAATAGGGAGAGGTGAACGGGTTGCCGTCATAGGTCCCAACGGGGCCGGTAAGTCAACACTCTTTCTGCACCTCAACGGAATACTCAGGCCATCAGCCGGTGAGATAATAATCGATGGAGAGAAAATCAATTACAGCAAATCTGAACTTATCAGGATAAGGCAAAAGGTGGGTATAGTTTTCCAGAACCCCGATGATCAGCTCTTCTCCCCAACAGTGAGGGATGATGTTGCCTTTGGCCCCATGAACCTTGGACTCAGTGAAGATGAGGTCGAGGAAAGGGTCAGGGAGTCACTTGAAAGGGTGGGTATGTCCGGCTATGAAGAAAGGGCGCCACACCATCTGAGCGGTGGTGAGAAGAAGAGGGTGGCCATTGCAGGAATCCTGGCAATGAAGCCTGAAATAATGGTCCTTGACGAGCCCACAACAGGACTGGACCCTGAAACTGCCGATGAGATAATCGAGATACTCCTTGAACTGAGCAGTGAGGGCATAACAGTTATAATATCTTCCCACGACGTTGAAATCCTCAGCCAGTTCGCTGAAAGGATCTTTGTTCTAAACAGCGGCGAACTCATAGCCGAGGGAACAGCCGGTGAAATCTTTGGAGAGCCTGAAATAATAAGAAAAGCCAGTTTAAGACTTCCCAGGACCGCTGAACTCATGAACCGCCTCAGAATGGCGGGCTTTGATGTTGATGTTAAACTAACGGTGGAGGAAGCATACCATGAACTCCTGCACCTTCTTGGGGCAGAAGCATACCACAGGCTCCTTCACTTTCTGGGTGAAAAAAGACAGCATAAACTCATGCACCTTCTCGGGGATGAGAAGTACCATGAACTTCTACATGTGCTTCGGGAGCGATGA
- a CDS encoding PDGLE domain-containing protein, which produces MNARDKKFMAGGILIALIIAILAPFLASENPDGLESTAKKVMPNPETEPVVESPLPDYTLPIFGESKVGGSIAMVLGTAIVLGLAYGVGVILRKRETEPDEGK; this is translated from the coding sequence ATGAATGCCCGTGATAAAAAATTCATGGCAGGGGGCATCCTGATTGCCCTCATAATAGCCATTCTGGCACCATTCCTTGCATCAGAAAACCCTGACGGACTTGAAAGCACAGCCAAGAAGGTGATGCCCAACCCTGAAACTGAACCTGTGGTTGAATCACCGCTGCCAGACTACACCCTCCCGATATTTGGTGAAAGCAAGGTTGGCGGTTCCATAGCAATGGTGCTGGGCACTGCCATTGTGCTGGGCCTCGCCTATGGCGTTGGAGTAATACTACGTAAAAGGGAAACAGAACCTGATGAGGGGAAATAA
- a CDS encoding type II secretion system F family protein encodes MVSIRDIFDKLGGLTLTSTKKVGEGVQKPVKKIGEIKPKAPPIGKPGGILKRESKKPKPGFLSRRGSARVISRMKMTPEEIEVFKGLIEADKRLEERGEDSATRESFQRASLEEILKEEEKEQLDPKLIMILGGGSGAVLLIVMVVLGFGIEIGLAMMLAVLFMAIIIIFLPNLQKGKRSSEASRELPFALRQMATELKSGLGLHDSMRSVAMSGYGALSEEFARTLEEIKYGETTESALIEMSNRIESDGLKRAVYQITRTLNSGGDLSKTLNVIADDIAYEMRMKLKDYSQKLNSFTMIYMFLAILGPVIFLVMLLAASTVMGSVLPPIAIILIYLFLFPMLVGFMAFMIKRLEPKL; translated from the coding sequence ATGGTCTCAATCAGGGATATATTCGATAAACTCGGGGGACTCACCCTGACATCCACGAAGAAGGTGGGTGAGGGCGTTCAGAAGCCCGTTAAGAAGATAGGTGAGATAAAGCCAAAGGCTCCCCCAATTGGAAAACCAGGGGGAATCCTGAAGAGGGAATCTAAGAAACCAAAGCCAGGGTTTCTCTCAAGGAGGGGGTCAGCGAGGGTTATAAGCAGGATGAAGATGACCCCTGAGGAGATAGAAGTTTTCAAGGGCCTTATAGAGGCAGATAAGAGACTTGAAGAGAGGGGAGAGGATAGCGCAACCCGTGAAAGCTTTCAGAGGGCGTCCCTTGAGGAGATCCTGAAGGAGGAGGAGAAGGAGCAGCTCGACCCCAAACTCATAATGATACTTGGCGGGGGCTCAGGGGCGGTGCTGCTGATTGTGATGGTCGTCCTTGGCTTCGGGATCGAGATAGGCCTTGCAATGATGCTGGCTGTCCTCTTCATGGCCATAATCATCATATTCCTCCCGAACCTTCAGAAGGGCAAACGTTCAAGTGAGGCTTCCAGGGAACTGCCCTTTGCACTCCGTCAGATGGCCACTGAACTGAAATCAGGCCTTGGACTCCATGACAGTATGCGTTCAGTTGCAATGTCTGGCTATGGGGCCCTTTCTGAGGAGTTTGCGAGGACCCTTGAGGAGATCAAGTATGGTGAGACCACTGAGAGCGCCCTCATTGAGATGAGTAACCGCATAGAATCGGATGGCCTCAAGAGGGCCGTCTACCAGATCACAAGGACCCTCAACAGTGGTGGGGATCTCTCCAAGACACTCAATGTTATTGCGGATGATATTGCCTATGAGATGAGGATGAAGCTCAAGGATTATTCCCAGAAGCTCAACTCCTTCACCATGATCTACATGTTCCTTGCGATTCTGGGACCCGTCATATTCCTTGTAATGCTCCTAGCAGCATCCACTGTTATGGGGTCGGTCCTGCCACCCATAGCCATTATACTGATATACCTGTTCCTCTTCCCAATGCTGGTGGGGTTCATGGCCTTCATGATCAAGAGGCTTGAGCCAAAACTTTAG
- the cbiQ gene encoding cobalt ECF transporter T component CbiQ has protein sequence MEDLINIERESLKESSIHSLDGRVKLIITFIIIVFAVATQSITTLILMEIYLILLIFLSNVSPSYAIKRLILILPFGGFIALFQPFIRPGDVIWAGPFGFDITLQGIIFGALLLGKVTVSVTAVILLSSTTSMQELVGSARRIGVPSDFAMLLNLTVRYLFFFYDELERIRNAQKTRCFDIWNKNVPYRWRLRKVGETIAMMFLRAYEQGERVYLSMLSRGYTPESRMYTAASKIGRREVLFVAANIMILAVLHVMQTSLPVMK, from the coding sequence ATGGAAGACCTCATAAACATAGAGAGGGAAAGCCTTAAGGAGAGTTCAATACACAGCCTTGATGGGCGTGTCAAGCTCATAATAACATTTATCATAATCGTCTTTGCGGTTGCCACGCAGAGTATTACAACACTCATCCTCATGGAGATTTACCTTATCTTATTGATCTTCCTCTCAAATGTATCACCATCCTATGCCATTAAAAGGCTCATTCTCATACTCCCATTCGGTGGATTCATAGCACTCTTCCAGCCATTCATAAGGCCCGGGGACGTGATCTGGGCAGGGCCGTTTGGATTTGACATAACCCTTCAGGGCATCATCTTCGGGGCGCTGCTTCTCGGGAAGGTAACTGTGAGTGTGACCGCAGTGATACTTCTCTCCTCAACAACGTCAATGCAGGAACTTGTCGGCTCAGCAAGGAGAATCGGTGTCCCCTCCGACTTTGCGATGCTCTTAAACCTCACCGTCAGGTACCTCTTCTTCTTCTATGACGAACTTGAAAGAATAAGGAATGCCCAGAAAACCCGCTGCTTTGATATCTGGAACAAAAATGTGCCCTACCGGTGGAGGCTGAGGAAGGTGGGTGAAACCATTGCCATGATGTTCCTTCGGGCATATGAACAAGGGGAAAGGGTGTATCTCAGCATGCTTAGCCGCGGTTACACACCTGAAAGCAGGATGTACACAGCAGCCTCCAAGATAGGAAGAAGGGAAGTGCTGTTTGTGGCTGCGAATATCATGATACTTGCGGTTCTTCACGTCATGCAGACGTCGCTTCCGGTGATGAAATGA
- a CDS encoding ATPase, T2SS/T4P/T4SS family has protein sequence MRDKRKEILREILGEFAADEEATPREEKRERPAESEFKVEKVLEKPSPKPAPRGPDIKDVEIIEGDLIPKYKVSLPKFSEKERELLNEIREKLVEVAVSKGEDFRIDESTFMSEVKEFLKMKGVRNVDKLAKQISQEMLGYGELDPLIKDDDLEEIMVIGVNKPVFVYHRKMGMMITNVVFKDDDDIKAIIDLIARQVNRRIDQQTPILDARLPDGSRINATIPPVSPDGSTLTIRKFRKDPFTVVDLINFKTMSSHLAAFLWVCTDGLGVKPCNAIVAGGTGSGKTTTLNTISAFVPPTERIITIEDTLELQLPHTHVLRMETRPPNIEGKGELDMDTLVKNSLRQRPDRVIVGEVRGGEAITLFTALNTGHSGFGTLHANTARETITRLINPPMNVPRIMIPALDFIIMQNRMYRPEGGSIRRITEVAEVVGMEEGNVQLNRVFEWNSVTDKVEYVGIASQTLREIAELRAISINEIEEEIERRRLVLEYLADENVRSIDEVGHYINEYYRDPDGVLDSIL, from the coding sequence ATGAGGGACAAGAGGAAGGAGATTCTGAGGGAAATTCTCGGAGAATTCGCAGCGGATGAGGAAGCGACTCCAAGGGAAGAAAAAAGGGAAAGGCCTGCGGAATCGGAATTCAAGGTTGAAAAGGTGCTTGAAAAGCCATCACCGAAGCCCGCCCCCCGCGGTCCCGATATAAAGGATGTTGAAATCATCGAGGGCGACCTCATACCCAAATACAAGGTGTCCCTTCCAAAGTTCTCTGAGAAGGAAAGGGAACTCCTAAACGAGATCCGTGAAAAACTTGTTGAGGTTGCAGTATCCAAGGGTGAGGATTTCAGGATAGACGAATCCACCTTCATGTCGGAGGTTAAGGAATTTCTCAAGATGAAGGGGGTTCGCAATGTCGATAAACTCGCCAAGCAGATCTCCCAGGAGATGCTGGGATACGGGGAACTTGACCCACTCATCAAGGATGATGACCTCGAGGAGATAATGGTAATCGGTGTCAACAAACCCGTCTTTGTCTACCACAGGAAGATGGGTATGATGATAACCAACGTGGTCTTCAAGGACGATGACGATATAAAGGCCATCATTGACCTCATTGCAAGGCAGGTGAACAGGCGTATAGACCAGCAGACACCCATACTGGATGCAAGGCTGCCTGACGGCTCAAGGATCAATGCAACAATACCACCTGTATCTCCGGACGGGTCGACACTCACCATACGAAAATTCAGGAAGGATCCCTTCACTGTAGTGGATCTCATCAACTTCAAGACCATGTCCTCCCATCTTGCGGCTTTCCTCTGGGTCTGCACTGATGGGCTCGGGGTGAAGCCATGCAACGCCATAGTTGCAGGGGGTACTGGTTCAGGTAAAACAACAACCCTCAACACAATATCGGCCTTTGTACCCCCAACCGAGCGTATCATAACAATTGAGGATACACTGGAACTTCAGCTGCCCCACACCCACGTCCTGAGGATGGAGACAAGGCCACCAAACATAGAGGGTAAGGGGGAACTGGACATGGACACCCTGGTTAAGAACTCCCTCCGTCAGAGACCCGACAGGGTGATCGTCGGGGAGGTCAGGGGTGGAGAGGCAATAACACTCTTCACAGCCCTCAACACAGGGCACAGTGGTTTTGGAACGCTTCACGCAAACACCGCCAGGGAAACAATAACCCGTCTCATAAACCCTCCCATGAACGTGCCAAGGATAATGATACCCGCCCTTGACTTTATAATAATGCAGAACAGGATGTACCGCCCCGAAGGGGGTTCCATAAGGAGGATAACAGAGGTTGCCGAGGTTGTGGGTATGGAGGAGGGCAATGTTCAGCTCAACAGGGTCTTTGAATGGAACAGCGTAACAGATAAGGTGGAATACGTTGGAATAGCCAGCCAGACCCTCAGGGAGATAGCTGAACTCAGGGCCATAAGCATAAATGAGATAGAGGAGGAAATCGAAAGGAGAAGACTCGTCCTTGAATACCTGGCCGATGAGAACGTAAGGTCCATAGATGAGGTTGGACACTACATAAATGAGTACTACAGGGACCCGGACGGTGTTCTTGACAGCATACTCTGA
- the cbiM gene encoding cobalt transporter CbiM, translated as MHIPDGFIPFPQYVVYWVIALVALYFSMQWARRDLKERQIPLFAVLAAGIFAIQAMNIPIPWGTSGHMVGAALVAIVFASPWAAVLLLSIVLILQGLIFGDGGLTALGANIFNMGIIGGFTGYYLFRALRSAGEIPAVAVASWASIFLAAIACAIEMWIAGTFPLVEGLWMMGLYHAVIGLIEAAITVVVVLAIENSRPDLFKFSEWGEKKGVASK; from the coding sequence TTGCATATCCCAGATGGTTTCATACCATTCCCACAGTACGTCGTGTACTGGGTCATAGCCCTTGTAGCCCTCTACTTCAGCATGCAGTGGGCCAGAAGGGACCTTAAAGAAAGACAGATACCCCTGTTTGCAGTTCTTGCAGCTGGAATATTCGCAATACAGGCAATGAACATACCGATACCCTGGGGTACCAGCGGTCACATGGTTGGAGCGGCCCTCGTTGCAATAGTCTTTGCAAGTCCATGGGCAGCTGTCCTTTTACTCTCAATTGTACTGATACTTCAGGGACTCATATTCGGTGATGGTGGTCTAACTGCGCTTGGTGCGAATATCTTCAACATGGGTATAATCGGAGGATTCACAGGTTACTACCTGTTCAGGGCACTCAGATCAGCCGGTGAAATTCCTGCAGTCGCCGTGGCATCATGGGCCTCAATATTCCTTGCCGCCATTGCCTGCGCCATAGAGATGTGGATAGCAGGTACCTTCCCTCTTGTGGAGGGACTCTGGATGATGGGGCTCTACCACGCGGTAATAGGTCTCATCGAAGCTGCAATAACAGTGGTTGTTGTCCTTGCAATTGAAAACAGCCGCCCCGATCTCTTCAAGTTCAGTGAATGGGGTGAAAAGAAGGGGGTTGCATCAAAATGA
- the cdhA gene encoding CO dehydrogenase/acetyl-CoA synthase complex subunit alpha, translating into MDVAPESKKAKNLKGDFWDLKNIQISIGEIITEEKPQEEEARGPKPRPHVTDLRSWDMKLLERYEPFYAPFCDMCCLCTYGKCDLLGKKGACGIDAATQQARIVLLACLIGTAAHAGHARHLVDHLIEKLGEDYEIDLGMNVDIEAPITRTVMGRRPRTLGDLMEVMDYAEEQMSHLLSACHTGQEGDSRDFESKAFHAGLMDDLTREVADIAQIVALDLPKGDEDAPLVELGFGTIDNTKPVILCIGHNVLPGADIVDYVTERELEDEVEVCGICCAAIDVTRYSEAAKVVGPLSKQLRFIRSGVADVIVVDEQCVRTDVLEEALKNRSAVIATTDKMCLGLPDVTDEDPDKIVNDLINGNIEGALILDPHKVGEVAVKTAIKLAPIRKSLKKLPEVDEIIRMASECTDCGWCQRVCPNSLPVMDAVKSAAEGDLSKLEEMALEELCYTCGRCEQECERDIPIVSMVTKAGERRVKDEKYKIRAGRGPAQDVEIRRVGAPIPLGDIPGVIAFVGCSNYPEGGKDVALMAKEFLERNYIVVTTGCGAMSIGEYRDEDGKTLYEKYGGQFDAKGLVNMGSCVSNAHISGAAIKIANIFAQKPLEGNFEEIADYILNRVGACGVAWGAYSQKAAAIATGVNRWGIPVVLGPHGSKYRRLFLGRADDPEKWKLNDLRTGEVIDGEPAPEHLLYAAENREEATVMVAKLCIRPTDTPKGRQMKLSNYIDLHKKYFGTIPDDIDRFIRTEKDIPIVYKRDILKILEEKNWKPRKLPKEPSLLER; encoded by the coding sequence ATGGATGTGGCACCCGAATCAAAAAAAGCCAAGAACCTTAAAGGGGATTTCTGGGACCTTAAAAATATCCAGATATCCATAGGAGAAATTATAACTGAGGAAAAACCTCAGGAGGAAGAGGCTAGGGGTCCAAAACCCCGCCCCCATGTTACCGACCTCAGGTCATGGGACATGAAGCTCCTTGAAAGATACGAACCATTCTATGCACCTTTCTGTGACATGTGCTGCCTCTGCACCTACGGTAAATGCGACCTCCTCGGTAAGAAGGGAGCATGTGGTATAGACGCAGCCACCCAGCAGGCACGCATAGTACTTCTCGCATGTCTCATAGGGACCGCCGCCCATGCGGGACACGCAAGGCACCTTGTGGACCACCTCATAGAGAAACTGGGAGAGGACTATGAAATAGACTTGGGCATGAATGTGGATATAGAGGCACCCATAACAAGGACCGTTATGGGAAGGAGGCCGCGGACCCTGGGCGACCTCATGGAGGTTATGGACTACGCCGAGGAACAGATGTCACACCTCCTCTCGGCATGCCACACGGGACAGGAGGGCGACAGCAGGGACTTTGAATCGAAGGCATTCCATGCTGGACTCATGGATGACCTCACGAGGGAGGTTGCGGATATCGCCCAGATAGTTGCCCTGGATCTCCCTAAGGGTGATGAGGACGCACCCCTCGTTGAACTGGGATTCGGTACAATAGACAACACCAAACCCGTGATACTCTGCATAGGCCACAACGTCCTCCCTGGAGCGGATATAGTGGACTACGTCACCGAGAGGGAACTCGAAGACGAAGTTGAGGTATGCGGCATATGCTGTGCAGCAATAGATGTTACAAGGTACAGCGAGGCTGCCAAGGTCGTCGGGCCCCTCTCAAAGCAGCTCAGATTCATAAGAAGTGGCGTGGCCGATGTGATAGTGGTGGACGAGCAGTGCGTGAGGACAGACGTGCTGGAGGAGGCCCTCAAAAACAGGTCAGCGGTGATTGCAACAACCGATAAGATGTGCCTGGGACTACCTGATGTGACAGATGAGGACCCCGACAAAATCGTGAATGACCTCATAAACGGTAACATAGAGGGGGCACTAATCCTTGACCCCCATAAGGTTGGTGAGGTGGCAGTTAAAACTGCAATAAAACTGGCACCAATCAGGAAATCCCTCAAAAAATTGCCAGAGGTTGATGAGATAATCCGGATGGCATCAGAGTGCACAGATTGCGGCTGGTGCCAGAGGGTCTGCCCCAACAGCCTCCCTGTCATGGATGCAGTTAAGAGCGCGGCCGAGGGTGATCTGAGCAAACTTGAGGAGATGGCACTTGAGGAGCTCTGCTACACCTGTGGACGCTGCGAACAGGAGTGTGAAAGGGACATACCTATAGTATCCATGGTGACAAAGGCAGGTGAAAGGCGCGTAAAGGACGAAAAATACAAGATAAGGGCTGGCCGTGGCCCTGCCCAGGATGTGGAGATAAGGAGGGTCGGCGCACCCATACCCCTCGGGGACATACCCGGTGTCATAGCCTTTGTGGGTTGCTCAAACTACCCTGAGGGTGGAAAGGATGTTGCCCTCATGGCAAAGGAGTTCCTTGAGAGAAACTACATCGTGGTCACAACGGGATGCGGTGCAATGTCCATCGGGGAATACAGGGACGAGGATGGAAAGACACTCTATGAAAAATACGGTGGACAGTTCGATGCAAAGGGACTTGTTAACATGGGCTCCTGCGTATCAAACGCCCATATATCAGGTGCCGCCATAAAGATAGCCAACATATTCGCACAGAAACCACTCGAGGGGAACTTTGAGGAGATAGCGGATTACATACTTAACCGTGTAGGGGCATGTGGTGTCGCATGGGGTGCCTACTCCCAGAAGGCGGCGGCCATAGCAACCGGTGTGAACCGGTGGGGAATACCCGTCGTCCTGGGACCCCACGGATCGAAGTACCGCAGACTGTTCCTTGGAAGGGCAGATGACCCAGAGAAGTGGAAACTGAACGACCTCAGAACAGGTGAGGTCATCGATGGGGAGCCAGCTCCAGAACACCTTCTCTATGCAGCGGAGAACCGGGAGGAAGCAACGGTGATGGTGGCCAAACTCTGCATAAGGCCAACAGACACACCCAAGGGTCGCCAGATGAAACTCAGCAACTACATAGACCTCCACAAAAAATACTTTGGCACAATTCCAGATGACATCGACAGGTTCATAAGGACAGAGAAGGACATCCCCATAGTCTACAAGAGGGATATCCTGAAGATACTGGAGGAGAAGAACTGGAAGCCAAGGAAGCTTCCAAAGGAACCCTCACTCCTTGAGAGGTGA
- a CDS encoding ATP-binding protein — MIIAVSGKGGTGKTMVSASLVRILAATGADVLAIDADPDSNLPEALGVSVSGTVGEVREQLKRDTAAGRIPPSANKWDILDYRIMESITETDDFDLLVMGRPEGSGCYCAVNTMLRRIIENIAENYDYIVIDTEAGLEHLSRRTTQNVDVMMVVTDPSKRGILTARRILELSRELEIKFRKVFLVLNRVHEGDLEKLEIDEDLEVIGVIPEDPLVSRYDMEGRSLYELPEDSAAFRAIKKVAGKILSL; from the coding sequence GTGATAATAGCAGTAAGCGGCAAGGGCGGAACAGGAAAGACCATGGTTTCAGCGTCACTTGTGAGGATACTCGCAGCTACCGGTGCGGATGTCCTCGCAATAGACGCTGACCCTGATTCAAACCTTCCAGAGGCCCTCGGTGTTTCCGTAAGTGGAACGGTTGGTGAGGTGAGGGAACAGCTTAAGAGGGACACAGCAGCGGGTAGAATCCCCCCATCAGCCAACAAGTGGGATATCCTTGACTACAGGATAATGGAGTCAATAACCGAGACAGATGACTTCGATCTGCTCGTCATGGGCCGCCCGGAGGGGAGCGGATGCTACTGCGCAGTTAACACAATGTTGAGGCGGATAATCGAGAATATAGCAGAGAACTACGACTACATAGTGATAGATACCGAGGCGGGCCTTGAGCACCTCAGCAGGAGGACAACCCAGAACGTTGACGTTATGATGGTTGTAACCGACCCCTCAAAAAGGGGGATTCTAACAGCAAGAAGGATACTTGAACTATCAAGGGAACTTGAGATAAAATTCAGGAAGGTATTCCTGGTTCTTAACAGGGTCCATGAAGGGGACCTTGAGAAACTTGAAATAGACGAGGACCTTGAGGTCATAGGCGTTATACCCGAGGATCCCCTTGTTTCCAGGTATGACATGGAGGGCAGGTCGCTATATGAGCTGCCTGAAGACTCAGCAGCATTCAGGGCCATAAAAAAGGTTGCCGGGAAAATTTTAAGTCTATAG
- the cdhC gene encoding CO dehydrogenase/CO-methylating acetyl-CoA synthase complex subunit beta: protein MFEDIPVDVSPMHEGERIRSANMFVELAGPKSIGAELVQVKDSVEDGKVEVIGPEISEMEQGQIYPFAINVEIAGSELEEELESVIERRLHELCNYVQGFMHLNQRDQIWCRVSTEARDAGFMLEHLGKALSVLFREEFPIIESISVTIMTDEDAVKEFLETAREKYEIRDSRARELSDEDVDVFYGCLMCQSFAPTHVCIVTPDRTALCGAINWFDCRAAYKMDPDGPIFEIQKGDVIDPEKGEYENVNAAVAENSQGTTERVYLHSVFGYPHTSCGCFEAVAFYIPELDGIGIVNRDFRGETPLGIPFSAMAGQCSGGKQVEGFSGLSLEYMRSPKFLQADGGYSRIIWMPKDLKESVIDFIPEDLRDKIATEVDATSIKELRRFLREKEHPVLERAPAEVEEAEVVEEEETHAEEAPVTEGIPVMASPEISLPAAGGFRIILKNAKIYAEKVIIKRK from the coding sequence ATGTTTGAAGACATACCCGTTGATGTAAGTCCCATGCACGAGGGGGAGCGGATAAGATCAGCAAACATGTTCGTTGAACTTGCCGGGCCCAAATCCATCGGAGCCGAACTGGTCCAGGTTAAGGATAGCGTTGAGGATGGAAAGGTGGAGGTCATAGGGCCCGAGATAAGTGAGATGGAACAGGGCCAGATCTATCCATTCGCCATAAACGTGGAGATAGCAGGAAGCGAACTCGAGGAGGAACTTGAAAGCGTTATAGAGCGGAGACTCCATGAACTCTGCAACTACGTCCAGGGTTTCATGCACCTCAACCAGAGGGACCAGATATGGTGCCGTGTAAGCACAGAGGCAAGGGACGCAGGATTCATGCTTGAACACCTTGGAAAGGCACTATCAGTCCTCTTCAGGGAGGAGTTCCCAATAATCGAATCAATATCAGTGACAATCATGACCGATGAGGACGCTGTTAAAGAATTCCTTGAAACAGCCAGGGAAAAGTATGAGATAAGGGATTCAAGGGCAAGGGAACTCTCAGACGAGGACGTTGACGTATTCTACGGGTGCCTCATGTGCCAGTCATTCGCCCCAACACATGTATGCATCGTCACACCAGACCGGACAGCCCTATGTGGTGCCATAAACTGGTTCGACTGCCGCGCAGCCTATAAGATGGACCCCGACGGTCCAATATTCGAAATTCAAAAGGGAGATGTAATTGACCCGGAGAAGGGAGAATATGAGAATGTTAACGCTGCGGTGGCAGAGAACTCACAGGGTACAACAGAGAGGGTTTACCTCCACAGCGTGTTCGGGTATCCACACACATCATGTGGCTGCTTCGAGGCAGTGGCATTCTACATACCAGAACTGGATGGCATAGGCATCGTGAACAGGGACTTCAGGGGCGAAACACCCCTTGGAATACCATTCTCTGCAATGGCAGGGCAGTGCTCAGGCGGAAAACAGGTTGAAGGGTTTTCAGGTCTCAGCCTTGAGTACATGAGGTCACCCAAGTTCCTGCAGGCAGATGGTGGGTACTCAAGGATAATCTGGATGCCAAAGGATCTGAAGGAATCTGTCATTGACTTCATCCCTGAAGACCTGAGGGATAAGATAGCCACAGAGGTGGATGCAACATCAATAAAGGAACTCAGAAGGTTCCTTAGGGAGAAGGAGCACCCTGTCCTTGAAAGGGCACCAGCAGAAGTTGAGGAAGCTGAAGTCGTTGAGGAAGAGGAAACCCATGCTGAGGAGGCCCCCGTCACTGAGGGAATACCTGTAATGGCGTCCCCAGAGATCAGCCTTCCAGCAGCTGGCGGATTCAGGATAATTCTCAAGAACGCAAAGATCTACGCTGAGAAGGTAATAATAAAGCGTAAATAA